The following DNA comes from Cedecea neteri.
ACACCGCGTTTTGCCTGGATTTCTACCGTCATGCAGACGGTGCTCAATCTGGGTTTATTAGCCCTGGGGGTGATCCTGATTATCTTCCTGGGCAAAGAGACCGTTCATCTCGCCACCGTGCTGTTCACGCCGGGGGATGACGCCAGCTCGTACCTGTTTATCGAAGGGCTGGTGGTCTATTTCCTCTATTTCGAATTTATCGCGCTGATTGTGAAGTACTTTCAGTCGGGCTATCACTTCCCGCTGCGCTACTTCGTGTACATCGGTATCACCGCGATTGTGCGCCTGATTATCATCGATCATAAATCGCCGCTGGACGTGCTGATCTACTCGGCAGCGATTCTGGTGCTGGTGATTACGCTTTGGCTGTGTAATAGCCAACGCCTGAAGCGGGAATAAAAAAGGGCGGCCCTGGGGCCGCCTGAATAAAGTGCTAAGGTCAAAGTGAGGGTTGCAGTGGTATGGCATAAAGATGAAGCAAATGACTTTCAGGGATAAACGTTAACCTTTCACCCCGCCAGCGGTCAGGCCGCTCACCAGCCAGCGCTGGGCCAGCAGGAACACAACGGTAATCGGTATCGCGGAGAGCACCGCCGCCGCGGCAAAATCACCCCACAGGTAGTTCTGCGGGTTAAGGTATTGCTGCATCCCCACGGCCAGCGTGTAGCTGTCCACGTCGCGCAGCAACAGCGAAGCCACAGGCACCTCGGTAATCGCGGCAATAAACGACAGAATAAAGACCACCGCCAGAATGGGCACCGACAGCGGCAGCAGCACCAGACGGAATGCCTGCCACGGCGTCGCGCCATCCAGCGCAGCGGCCTCTTCCAGCGAGCCATCAATCGTTTCGAAGTAGCCCTTAATCGTCCAGACGTGCAGCGCAATCCCGCCTAAATAAGCAAAGATCACCCCGCCGTGGGTGTTCAGGCCGATAAACGGAATGTACTGGCCCAGGCGATCAAACAAGGCATATAGCGCCACCAGGGAAAGCACCGCCGGGAACATCTGGAAAATCAGCATCCCTTTCAGCAGAGTGGCTTTGCCGGGGAAACGCATACGGGCAAAAGCGTAGGCGCAGGTGGTGGAAAGGGCGACGATACCTATCGCCGTGATCCCGGCAATTTTTATCGAGTTCCACAGCCAGAGCAGCACCGGGAACGGCGGTGGCGTGACGCGACCATCCGCGTGCTCAACGCTAAAGCCCAGCGCCAGCTTCCAGTGTTCCCAGGAAACCTGGTCCGGGATCAGGCTCCCGGTGGCAAAGTTACCCGGACGCAGCGAGATGGCGATGACCATCAGCAGCGGGAACATGATTGCCGCGATAAACAGCAGCAGCAGAAAGTGCGTGAGGAACAGACGCAGCTTTTGAGATTTGGGTTGTACCATGGCCATCGTCGTCTCCTTAATCGAACTTCATGCGGGTGGCTTTCAGGTTCACAATCGCAAGGGCGCCCACCAGCAGGAAGATAAGCGTTGCGATAGCCGCCGCCAGACCGAAGTCCTGGCCGCCGCCGCCTTCAAAGGCGATGCGATAGGTGTAGCTCACCAGCAGGTCGGTATAACCCGCTGGCGTGGTCGTCCCGAGCCTGTCCGGGCCGCCGTTGGTCAGCAACTGAATCAGAACGAAGTTGTTAAAGTTAAAGGCGAAGCTGGCAATCATTAGCGGCGTGAGCGGCTTAATCAGCAGCGGCAGCGTGATTTTAAAGAAGTTCTGGAACGGACCCGCTCCGTCCATCGCTGATGCTTCGTAAAGGTCGTCAGGAATGGCTTTCAGCAGCCCCATGCACAGGATCATCATGTAGGGATAGCCCAGCCAGGTATTGACGATGATGATCATCGAGCGAGCGGTGGTTGGGTCGCTGAACCAGGCGGGCTTAATGCCGAACAGTGCGCTCAGCATCATATTGATTTCGCCGAAGCTTTGGTTGAATAAGCCTTTGAAAATCAAAATGGAAATAAACGAAGGCACGGCATAGGGCAGGATCAGCAGCAGGCGATACACCGCTTTACCCTTCAACGATTCCCACTGCACCACGCAGGCCAGCACCATCCCCACCGCGACGGTAAGAATCACCGTCAGCACGGAGAAAATCACCGTCCAGACGAAAATAGCCAGGAAGGGCTTTTGGATCCCGTCATCGTGGAAAACGCGCAGGAAATTTTT
Coding sequences within:
- the psiE gene encoding phosphate-starvation-inducible protein PsiE, with translation MPATPRFAWISTVMQTVLNLGLLALGVILIIFLGKETVHLATVLFTPGDDASSYLFIEGLVVYFLYFEFIALIVKYFQSGYHFPLRYFVYIGITAIVRLIIIDHKSPLDVLIYSAAILVLVITLWLCNSQRLKRE
- the malG gene encoding maltose ABC transporter permease MalG gives rise to the protein MAMVQPKSQKLRLFLTHFLLLLFIAAIMFPLLMVIAISLRPGNFATGSLIPDQVSWEHWKLALGFSVEHADGRVTPPPFPVLLWLWNSIKIAGITAIGIVALSTTCAYAFARMRFPGKATLLKGMLIFQMFPAVLSLVALYALFDRLGQYIPFIGLNTHGGVIFAYLGGIALHVWTIKGYFETIDGSLEEAAALDGATPWQAFRLVLLPLSVPILAVVFILSFIAAITEVPVASLLLRDVDSYTLAVGMQQYLNPQNYLWGDFAAAAVLSAIPITVVFLLAQRWLVSGLTAGGVKG